One segment of Mycobacteriales bacterium DNA contains the following:
- a CDS encoding NADH dehydrogenase subunit D, which yields MSTDSGTDYYASTYTDEDPYGGNSPEGDGRVFTVGGGDWDEVVDAVDPNESERIVVNMGPQHPSTHGVLRLVLELEGETVQQIRPVIGYLHTGIEKNTEFRTWTQGVTFLTRADYLAPFFNETAYCLGVEKLLGIEAPARAQLIRIMMMEINRISSHTVWLAT from the coding sequence ATGAGCACTGACAGCGGGACCGACTACTACGCGAGCACCTACACCGACGAGGACCCGTACGGCGGGAACTCGCCCGAGGGCGACGGCCGGGTGTTCACCGTCGGCGGCGGCGACTGGGACGAGGTTGTCGACGCCGTCGACCCGAACGAGTCCGAGCGGATCGTCGTCAACATGGGGCCGCAGCACCCTTCGACGCACGGCGTCCTCCGGCTCGTGCTCGAGCTCGAAGGCGAGACGGTGCAGCAGATCCGGCCGGTCATCGGCTACCTGCACACCGGCATCGAGAAGAACACCGAGTTCCGCACCTGGACGCAGGGTGTCACCTTCCTGACCCGGGCCGACTACCTGGCGCCGTTCTTCAACGAGACGGCCTACTGCCTCGGCGTCGAGAAGTTGCTCGGCATCGAGGCACCGGCCCGAGCTCAACTGATCCGGATCATGATGATGGAGATCAACCGGATCTCGTCGCACACGGTGTGGCTAGCGACG